One window from the genome of Rhodococcus sp. ABRD24 encodes:
- the mfd gene encoding transcription-repair coupling factor: MLELFASSSSSLLRSAFLTSPPSVADTPLTGLARTALGHSAFAGIADEIGHTGVDVVAPQPARALVAAALAEHTQLLLVTATGREADDLTTELRQMLGAGVAQFPSWETLPHERLSPSADTVGRRLEVLRRLARPEDRLYGPPLRVIVTTVRSLVQPMAPGLGEIEPVVLEVGTEHDVTRLIERLVEMAYTRVDMVGKRGEFAVRGGILDLFPPTADHPVRIEFWGDEVTELRAFSVADQRSLAEVDVQTVIAPPCRELLLTQDVRDRAAQLAVDNPADAALVEMLDKMSAGIPVEGMEALLPVVRPSQLQLLAEILPAGTHVLLCDPERIRTRATDLVRTGQEFLEASWTAASIGGAAPLDTSVLKGDGIDLGASAYRSLRQVRESAEAEGRPWWTISPLSSGSGEELELAVTPAPQIRGSDDLLAELFVTLRAHVATGGRAAVVVAGAGTAQRALERMREAEVPAAELPPGAELPRGQVGVLRGSLQDGFVLAGSEKEPGLVVVTETDLTGNRVAAAGDGKRLPAKRRNQVDPLALTAGDMVVHDQHGIGRFVEMVERTIGGARREYLVIEYAASKRGHPGDRLFVPMESLDQLSRYVGGELPALSKLGGSDWTNTKRKARKAVREIAGELVQLYAARQAAPGHAFGPDTPWQKEMEDAFAFTETQDQLTVIDEVKADMEKAVPMDRVVIGDVGYGKTEVAIRAAFKAVQDGKQVAVLVPTTLLAQQHLQTFTERMASFPVKVRGLSRFTDAAESKETIAQMADGEIDIVVGTHRLLQTGVRWKDLGLVIVDEEQRFGVEHKEHIKALRTHVDVLTMSATPIPRTLEMSMAGIREMSTILTPPEERHPILTYVGAYADKQVAAAIRRELLRDGQVFYVHNRVSSIDKAAKRIRDLVPEARVVVAHGQLNEDTLEKTVQGFWEREFDVLVCTTIIETGLDISNANTLIVERADSLGLSQLHQLRGRVGRSRDRGYAYFLYPPEKPLTETAYDRLATISQNSDLGAGMAVAMKDLEIRGAGNVLGAEQSGHVAGVGFDLYVRLVGEAVEAYRAAADGRPITTDEGPKEVRIDLPVDAHIPPDYVASDRLRLEAYRKLAAASDADAITGVFDELVDRYGPLPEEVRRLVSVAKLRLLCREYGLEEVAVTGTQLKISPMALPDSKQLRLKRIYPSAQYRATTGMIQLPVPRTGTGGVGAERMRDVELLQYIADLLLALDGKAAGAAVMEA; encoded by the coding sequence ATGCTCGAGCTGTTCGCCAGCAGTTCGTCGTCACTGCTCAGGAGTGCGTTCTTGACTTCCCCGCCGTCCGTTGCCGACACCCCACTCACCGGATTGGCGAGGACAGCGCTCGGCCACAGCGCGTTCGCCGGGATTGCCGACGAAATCGGGCACACCGGCGTCGATGTGGTGGCGCCGCAGCCCGCGCGGGCTCTCGTGGCCGCCGCACTGGCCGAACACACTCAACTTCTCCTGGTGACGGCCACCGGTCGAGAGGCCGACGACCTCACGACCGAACTGCGCCAGATGCTCGGTGCCGGAGTCGCGCAGTTCCCGTCGTGGGAGACCCTGCCGCACGAGCGGCTGTCGCCGAGCGCCGATACGGTCGGACGCCGGCTCGAGGTGCTGCGCCGTCTGGCCCGGCCCGAGGATCGCCTGTACGGTCCGCCGCTGCGGGTAATCGTGACGACCGTACGATCTCTCGTTCAGCCGATGGCACCGGGACTGGGTGAGATCGAGCCGGTCGTGCTCGAGGTCGGTACCGAGCACGACGTCACAAGACTGATCGAACGCCTCGTCGAGATGGCGTACACGCGTGTCGACATGGTCGGCAAGCGCGGCGAGTTCGCGGTCCGGGGCGGCATTCTCGATCTGTTCCCGCCCACGGCCGATCATCCGGTGCGTATCGAGTTCTGGGGCGACGAGGTAACCGAACTCCGCGCGTTCTCGGTGGCCGATCAACGCTCGCTGGCCGAGGTCGACGTGCAGACGGTGATCGCGCCCCCGTGCCGCGAACTGCTCCTCACTCAGGATGTGCGTGACCGGGCGGCCCAGCTGGCGGTGGACAACCCGGCGGACGCGGCGCTCGTGGAGATGCTCGACAAGATGTCGGCCGGCATCCCGGTCGAGGGTATGGAGGCCTTGCTGCCGGTCGTACGCCCGAGCCAGCTCCAGCTTCTTGCCGAGATCCTGCCGGCGGGTACCCATGTTCTGCTGTGCGACCCCGAGAGGATCCGCACGCGGGCAACCGACCTCGTCCGCACGGGCCAGGAGTTCCTCGAGGCATCGTGGACGGCCGCCTCGATCGGCGGCGCGGCGCCGCTGGACACCTCGGTGCTGAAGGGCGACGGAATCGATCTGGGCGCATCCGCCTACCGGTCGCTGCGGCAGGTGCGGGAGTCTGCCGAAGCGGAGGGTCGGCCCTGGTGGACCATCAGCCCGCTGTCCTCGGGAAGCGGTGAGGAGCTGGAGCTGGCCGTGACTCCTGCGCCGCAGATCCGCGGCTCCGACGACCTGCTCGCCGAATTGTTCGTGACGCTGCGCGCCCACGTGGCCACTGGCGGCCGCGCGGCGGTCGTGGTCGCGGGAGCGGGCACCGCGCAGCGCGCACTCGAGCGGATGAGGGAGGCCGAGGTACCCGCCGCGGAGCTTCCGCCGGGTGCCGAGCTGCCGCGTGGCCAGGTCGGCGTCCTGCGGGGCTCACTACAGGACGGCTTCGTGCTCGCCGGCTCCGAGAAGGAGCCGGGCCTGGTGGTCGTGACCGAGACGGACCTGACCGGGAATCGGGTGGCCGCCGCCGGTGACGGCAAGCGGCTGCCGGCCAAGCGTCGCAACCAGGTGGACCCCCTCGCACTGACAGCGGGCGACATGGTGGTGCACGACCAGCACGGCATCGGCCGGTTCGTCGAAATGGTCGAGCGCACGATCGGCGGCGCGCGGCGCGAGTACCTCGTCATCGAGTATGCGGCCAGCAAGCGGGGGCACCCCGGCGACCGGCTGTTCGTGCCGATGGAATCGCTGGACCAGCTGTCCCGCTACGTCGGTGGCGAGCTGCCGGCACTCAGCAAGCTCGGCGGATCCGACTGGACCAACACGAAACGCAAGGCACGCAAGGCGGTTCGCGAGATTGCCGGTGAGCTGGTGCAACTGTACGCCGCCCGTCAGGCCGCACCGGGCCACGCCTTCGGTCCGGACACGCCGTGGCAGAAGGAGATGGAGGACGCCTTCGCGTTCACCGAGACGCAGGACCAGCTGACGGTCATCGATGAGGTCAAGGCCGACATGGAGAAGGCGGTGCCGATGGACCGCGTCGTGATCGGCGACGTCGGCTATGGCAAGACCGAGGTCGCGATCCGCGCCGCGTTCAAGGCCGTCCAGGACGGCAAGCAGGTCGCGGTGCTGGTCCCGACGACCCTGCTCGCACAGCAGCACCTGCAGACGTTCACCGAGCGTATGGCGTCGTTCCCCGTGAAGGTGCGTGGGCTGTCCCGCTTCACGGATGCGGCGGAGTCCAAGGAGACCATCGCGCAGATGGCGGACGGCGAGATCGACATCGTCGTCGGCACGCACCGTCTGCTGCAGACCGGTGTCCGGTGGAAGGATCTCGGTCTCGTGATCGTCGACGAGGAACAGCGCTTCGGTGTGGAACACAAGGAACACATCAAGGCGCTCCGCACGCACGTCGATGTTCTCACCATGTCGGCGACGCCGATCCCGCGCACGCTCGAGATGAGCATGGCGGGTATCCGGGAGATGTCGACGATTCTGACCCCGCCGGAGGAGCGTCACCCGATTCTCACGTACGTCGGCGCGTACGCCGACAAGCAGGTGGCCGCCGCGATTCGCCGAGAGCTGCTGCGCGACGGCCAGGTTTTCTATGTGCACAACCGGGTCAGCTCGATCGACAAGGCAGCCAAGCGTATTCGCGACCTGGTGCCCGAGGCGCGGGTAGTGGTCGCGCACGGTCAGCTGAACGAGGACACGCTCGAGAAGACCGTGCAAGGGTTCTGGGAGCGCGAGTTCGACGTGCTCGTTTGCACGACGATCATCGAGACCGGCCTCGATATCTCCAACGCGAATACCCTCATCGTCGAGCGAGCCGACTCGCTCGGCCTGTCCCAACTGCACCAGTTGCGTGGCCGCGTCGGTCGCAGCCGGGACCGTGGCTACGCGTACTTCCTGTATCCGCCGGAAAAGCCGTTGACCGAGACCGCCTACGACCGGCTCGCGACGATCTCGCAGAACTCGGACCTCGGTGCCGGCATGGCCGTCGCGATGAAGGACCTCGAAATCCGCGGTGCCGGAAACGTTCTGGGCGCCGAGCAGTCCGGCCATGTCGCCGGCGTCGGCTTCGATCTGTACGTGCGTCTGGTCGGTGAGGCCGTCGAGGCCTACCGCGCAGCAGCCGACGGGCGCCCGATCACCACCGACGAAGGTCCCAAGGAGGTGCGAATCGACCTCCCGGTCGACGCCCACATCCCGCCCGACTACGTCGCGAGCGACCGCCTGCGCCTCGAGGCGTACCGCAAGCTCGCCGCTGCGTCGGACGCCGACGCGATCACGGGCGTCTTCGACGAACTCGTCGACCGCTACGGCCCGCTGCCGGAGGAGGTACGGCGCCTGGTCTCGGTGGCAAAGCTGCGGCTGCTGTGCCGGGAATACGGGCTCGAAGAAGTCGCGGTCACCGGAACGCAGCTGAAGATCTCGCCGATGGCGTTGCCGGATTCGAAGCAGTTGCGGCTCAAGCGGATCTATCCGAGTGCCCAGTACCGTGCCACCACCGGCATGATCCAGCTTCCGGTACCGCGCACCGGAACCGGTGGCGTCGGTGCGGAGCGGATGCGTGACGTGGAATTGTTGCAGTACATCGCCGACCTCCTGCTCGCGCTCGACGGCAAGGCGGCGGGCGCAGCAGTCATGGAGGCCTGA
- a CDS encoding MazG family protein translates to MTVVLLDPLRPTTVPLEAVPLLAGGIEITDCVPESARMLLPDPVPGAPVLISTDPTHPAVQVRIAAGERVITSPRVAGENLVEAAEVMDRLWGYGGWEVTQTHESLAHYLVEETYEVLDAIASANPDDLREELGDLLLQVLFHSRIANAAGRFDVDDVAGALVAKLVHRSPHLSEDAVGPIDIAEQERAWEVRKGAEKARGSCVDGIAASQPATSLAAKVIQRAGKAGFPAELVPAELVLGAQQVTRAEDELRTATNTFTARVRSVEAAARADGVMQLTASDWIRYWSRA, encoded by the coding sequence GTGACGGTGGTCCTACTCGATCCGCTGCGCCCCACGACCGTGCCGCTCGAGGCCGTACCCTTGCTCGCCGGAGGCATCGAGATCACCGACTGTGTGCCCGAGTCCGCCCGGATGCTGCTGCCGGATCCCGTTCCCGGCGCGCCGGTCCTGATCTCCACTGATCCGACGCATCCGGCGGTGCAGGTGCGGATCGCGGCAGGTGAGCGTGTGATCACCTCGCCGCGTGTCGCGGGAGAGAACCTCGTAGAAGCGGCCGAGGTGATGGACCGGCTGTGGGGATACGGTGGATGGGAGGTCACCCAGACGCACGAAAGCCTGGCCCACTACCTCGTCGAGGAGACCTACGAGGTTCTCGATGCCATCGCGTCGGCGAATCCGGACGATCTACGCGAGGAACTGGGCGATCTGCTGCTGCAGGTGCTGTTCCACTCACGGATCGCCAACGCGGCTGGACGATTCGACGTCGACGACGTCGCGGGCGCACTGGTTGCCAAGCTCGTCCACCGCAGTCCGCACTTGTCCGAGGACGCGGTCGGTCCGATCGACATCGCAGAGCAGGAGCGTGCATGGGAGGTGCGCAAGGGCGCGGAGAAGGCCCGGGGTTCGTGCGTCGACGGTATCGCAGCCAGCCAACCGGCGACGTCGTTGGCCGCGAAAGTGATCCAGCGCGCCGGTAAGGCGGGTTTTCCGGCCGAGTTGGTGCCGGCCGAGTTGGTGCTCGGAGCACAGCAGGTGACACGGGCAGAGGATGAGTTGCGGACAGCAACGAATACCTTCACTGCCCGGGTCAGGTCGGTAGAGGCCGCGGCACGGGCGGACGGAGTGATGCAGTTGACGGCTTCCGACTGGATCCGGTATTGGTCGCGAGCCTGA
- a CDS encoding glycosyltransferase family 2 protein, with translation MTLYAREIDNLGGDVGDLGDLGGGVDLAESVPVEEAAEPPPRPTVTVVVPALNEARNLPHVAARMPADIDEIVFVDGHSVDDTVEVAKKLWPRAKIVLQTRRGKGNALACGFQEATCDIVVMIDADGSTDPAEIPRFVDALVAGADFAKGSRFIAGGGSSDITVSRRIGNKALNSIVNIKFGAAFTDLCYGYNAFWRNHVPVMQLPAAGLAEAQWGDGFEIETLINVRVANAGLRIAEVPSFEQDRIHGVSNLHAVRDGLRVLRTIRSEPRARPRVMSTDRQG, from the coding sequence ATGACCCTGTACGCGCGTGAAATCGACAATCTCGGAGGCGATGTCGGGGATCTGGGTGATCTCGGGGGCGGCGTCGATCTCGCGGAGTCCGTGCCGGTCGAGGAAGCCGCGGAACCGCCGCCGCGCCCGACGGTCACCGTCGTCGTGCCTGCCCTCAACGAGGCCCGAAACCTGCCGCACGTCGCCGCACGGATGCCGGCGGATATCGACGAAATCGTCTTCGTAGACGGGCATTCGGTCGACGACACCGTCGAGGTCGCGAAGAAGTTGTGGCCGCGGGCCAAGATCGTCCTGCAAACCCGGCGCGGCAAGGGCAATGCGCTTGCCTGCGGCTTCCAGGAGGCGACGTGCGACATCGTCGTCATGATCGACGCCGACGGCTCCACGGATCCGGCCGAGATCCCACGCTTCGTCGACGCTCTGGTAGCCGGAGCCGACTTCGCGAAGGGCAGTCGCTTCATCGCCGGCGGGGGGAGTTCGGACATCACGGTGAGTCGTCGGATCGGCAACAAGGCGCTCAACTCGATCGTCAATATCAAGTTCGGCGCCGCCTTCACTGATCTCTGCTACGGCTACAACGCTTTCTGGAGGAATCACGTGCCTGTGATGCAGCTGCCCGCGGCGGGTCTGGCCGAAGCGCAATGGGGAGACGGGTTCGAGATCGAGACTCTCATCAACGTGCGTGTGGCCAACGCCGGGCTGCGGATCGCGGAGGTCCCCAGCTTCGAGCAGGACCGGATCCACGGCGTCAGCAACCTCCACGCGGTGCGCGACGGGTTGCGAGTCCTGCGGACCATTCGCAGTGAACCGCGTGCGCGGCCGCGTGTGATGTCCACCGATCGCCAGGGATGA
- a CDS encoding glycosyltransferase family 2 protein: MNGPDVEAATSLSVVVCAYTTERWSDLSAAVRSVLDQRQAVHELLVVIDHCDELFERASAQYGDNLSVRVLENAEARGLSGARNTGVRAATGAVVAFLDDDAVAAPDWAESLLVHYDDPDVMGVGGYVAPRWPKSRPNWMPPEFDWVVGCSYVGQPLAVAPVRNFIGCNMSLRRTVFADVGGFDDAVGRVASKPAGCEETELCIRVRSRHRSARLLHDPAVRVTHRVTEPRTTFRYFVRRCYHEGISKAVVTELAGSRDALSSEREYTTRVLPRAVVTGLRSPSDGGLARVGAVLAGLVVTIAGYSRGRTARRLCRGAGYV, translated from the coding sequence ATGAACGGTCCCGATGTGGAGGCGGCCACGTCGCTGTCGGTGGTCGTCTGTGCCTACACAACCGAGCGCTGGAGTGATCTGTCGGCGGCAGTGCGGTCGGTGCTCGACCAGCGGCAGGCGGTGCACGAGTTGCTTGTCGTGATCGACCACTGCGACGAACTCTTCGAGCGGGCCTCCGCGCAGTACGGGGACAACCTGTCGGTGCGTGTCCTGGAGAACGCAGAGGCCCGTGGGCTGTCCGGTGCGCGGAACACCGGGGTCCGGGCCGCAACCGGTGCGGTCGTCGCGTTCCTCGACGACGATGCGGTGGCGGCGCCGGACTGGGCGGAGTCGCTCCTGGTCCACTACGACGATCCCGACGTCATGGGTGTGGGGGGATATGTAGCCCCGCGGTGGCCGAAGTCCCGGCCGAACTGGATGCCACCGGAATTCGACTGGGTGGTCGGGTGCAGCTATGTCGGCCAGCCGCTTGCCGTAGCGCCTGTGCGGAACTTCATCGGATGCAACATGTCCCTGCGGCGCACGGTCTTCGCCGACGTAGGCGGCTTCGACGATGCTGTCGGGCGAGTGGCGTCGAAACCCGCCGGCTGTGAGGAGACAGAGTTGTGTATCCGGGTCCGGTCTCGGCATCGGTCCGCGCGGTTGCTCCACGACCCCGCGGTCCGGGTGACGCACCGGGTCACGGAGCCTCGGACGACATTCCGCTACTTCGTCAGGCGCTGCTACCACGAAGGAATCTCGAAGGCCGTTGTCACGGAGTTGGCCGGCTCCCGCGATGCGCTCAGCAGCGAGCGCGAGTACACGACACGGGTGTTGCCGCGTGCGGTAGTGACCGGGCTCCGGTCACCGTCGGACGGTGGCCTCGCCCGCGTCGGTGCAGTGCTCGCGGGCCTCGTGGTGACGATCGCCGGCTACTCGCGTGGACGTACAGCCCGCAGACTGTGCCGCGGAGCCGGGTATGTCTGA
- a CDS encoding glycosyltransferase family 2 protein, producing MSEDRDRTKPVLLHPVLPSSEVPTWPGAVWVGRLDLGASGVTDRDGYRLVGADGYRRARLAILRDRELSGFVEVDVHGDHLDGAEVSRAVAGLSPATGPRLRILNRDVARPVTVVVCTRDRVAMLRVALESILASDYPDFDVVVVDNASATDETRRYVDEFDDPRVRVVVEPRAGLSRARNAGLRAATGEIVAFTDDDVVVDSGWLGELTRAFDWDCSVACVCGIVPSGEIRTPAQAYFDQRVGWASSCTPRLFDLADPPADVPLFPFQVGIYGTGANFAVDRRTAASLGGFDEALGAGSPTDGGEDLDMFFRVLHAGRQLAYQPAAIVWHRHRADNAALAVQARGYGLGLGAWLCKIMLHPRTAGLAVRTAIVKVPTVVRLSRKLSVDVAPSRALADSLPPGIGAVELWSIAKGPAAYLRARREGRRRAPLEGLDDGCV from the coding sequence ATGTCTGAGGACCGCGACCGGACGAAGCCGGTCCTCCTGCACCCCGTGCTGCCGTCCAGCGAGGTGCCCACGTGGCCAGGAGCGGTGTGGGTGGGTCGGCTCGACCTGGGCGCGTCCGGCGTCACCGACCGAGATGGCTACCGATTGGTCGGAGCGGACGGATATCGTCGGGCACGACTGGCAATCCTCCGCGATCGGGAGCTGTCGGGATTCGTGGAGGTCGACGTTCACGGGGATCATCTCGACGGGGCGGAGGTCTCACGGGCGGTAGCGGGGTTGAGCCCTGCTACCGGGCCCAGGCTCCGGATCCTGAACAGGGATGTGGCAAGGCCGGTCACCGTGGTCGTGTGTACCCGCGACAGGGTAGCGATGCTCCGGGTCGCGCTGGAGTCGATTCTCGCATCCGACTATCCCGACTTCGACGTCGTCGTCGTCGACAATGCGTCTGCCACCGACGAAACCCGACGCTATGTCGACGAGTTCGATGATCCGAGGGTGCGGGTGGTCGTGGAACCACGGGCAGGCCTGTCGCGGGCCCGCAATGCGGGGCTGCGTGCGGCCACGGGGGAGATCGTCGCCTTCACCGACGACGATGTCGTCGTCGACTCTGGATGGCTCGGGGAATTGACGCGGGCGTTCGACTGGGATTGTTCGGTTGCGTGCGTGTGCGGAATCGTGCCGAGCGGGGAGATTCGCACGCCGGCGCAGGCCTACTTCGATCAGCGCGTCGGTTGGGCCAGTTCGTGCACGCCGCGACTCTTCGATCTCGCCGACCCGCCCGCCGACGTGCCGTTGTTCCCGTTCCAGGTAGGTATCTACGGCACCGGGGCGAACTTCGCGGTCGACCGCCGGACGGCCGCATCGCTCGGCGGTTTCGACGAGGCGCTCGGCGCCGGATCGCCCACCGACGGTGGCGAGGACCTCGACATGTTCTTCCGGGTCCTCCACGCAGGTCGACAGCTCGCATATCAGCCGGCGGCCATAGTCTGGCACCGGCATCGCGCTGACAACGCGGCCCTGGCCGTGCAGGCCCGTGGTTACGGGTTGGGCCTTGGCGCGTGGCTGTGCAAGATCATGCTGCATCCACGGACAGCGGGGCTCGCGGTACGAACCGCGATTGTCAAGGTGCCCACGGTCGTCCGCCTCTCACGCAAACTGTCAGTCGATGTCGCGCCGTCTCGGGCGCTCGCCGACTCGTTGCCCCCGGGCATCGGGGCGGTCGAGCTGTGGTCGATTGCCAAGGGGCCCGCGGCATATCTGCGGGCACGGCGGGAGGGCCGACGTCGAGCCCCACTCGAAGGGCTCGACGATGGCTGCGTCTAG
- a CDS encoding alpha/beta fold hydrolase has product MAASRDDTRFVTWFGPAAQRLFGALDIPPDGQCRGAVVLCPPIGKEHVDAYRGVALLARKLREHGFMVLRFDYPGVGDSTGAPDAADAVERWLDSVATAVDYVRAAGAPTVTLVGLRVGGLIAAHVANRCGGLAAVVLWDPVTRGRNFLRRQSALYQMSVGVDEPSDPRISVIGAVLAPRAAAQLSALDLRSAELSGVGRVLVATRRADHGSAAIRDLVEQWDADDMALDDHDLFLEPEDFLVRMPVPDIGAIAGWIDGAIGLDRCRVHPILCTEAEVGRTADGRAIVESLLFLGEHRLFAIRTAAEGTQTGGPTLILYGTASEHRVGPVRMWVELSRDIAESGVVAYRFDRRGTGETGVVADDERTTIYTPESRQDAISIVDSVGAPAESVVLAGMCSGAWNSSYAALHRKVRAVVLVNMADWAIARNSFVKRSTMATDTWSGSGRVFDAMHRHAPAIKNRLRTVLPYRGWLVLGRFGLLQVPEIMLRPLWKRGVRTKVLLSPNDHEFFETNRGEESVRRLQRDGWDGRIVRYRTGDHSLYSRDLRKMVRADIVRAVVDAIGPVATPAHASVSAAVPDGVGAQ; this is encoded by the coding sequence ATGGCTGCGTCTAGAGACGACACCCGATTCGTCACCTGGTTCGGCCCCGCCGCACAGCGACTGTTCGGTGCCTTGGACATTCCACCGGACGGGCAGTGTCGGGGCGCCGTCGTGCTGTGCCCGCCGATCGGGAAAGAGCACGTGGACGCGTACCGAGGCGTGGCGCTGCTGGCGCGCAAGCTGCGCGAACACGGATTCATGGTGCTGCGCTTCGATTATCCCGGCGTCGGTGACTCGACCGGTGCGCCCGACGCGGCCGACGCAGTCGAGCGGTGGCTCGACAGCGTAGCGACGGCCGTCGACTACGTCAGAGCCGCCGGTGCGCCTACCGTCACACTCGTCGGACTGCGCGTGGGCGGCCTGATTGCCGCGCACGTGGCCAACCGTTGCGGTGGACTGGCCGCCGTCGTCCTCTGGGATCCGGTGACACGGGGCCGCAACTTCCTTCGCCGCCAGAGTGCCCTGTACCAGATGTCCGTCGGCGTGGACGAGCCGTCCGATCCACGGATCTCGGTGATCGGTGCAGTGCTGGCTCCCCGGGCAGCGGCGCAATTGTCGGCGCTGGATCTGCGTTCAGCCGAGCTGTCCGGTGTGGGCCGGGTCCTTGTGGCGACGCGGCGCGCAGATCATGGGTCGGCGGCAATCCGAGACCTGGTCGAGCAGTGGGACGCGGACGACATGGCTCTCGATGATCACGACCTGTTTCTCGAGCCCGAGGACTTCCTGGTCCGGATGCCGGTCCCGGATATCGGCGCGATCGCCGGGTGGATCGATGGCGCAATCGGATTGGACCGGTGCCGCGTACACCCGATCCTGTGCACGGAGGCCGAGGTGGGGCGCACTGCGGATGGGCGTGCGATCGTCGAGAGCCTCCTGTTCCTGGGCGAGCACCGGTTGTTTGCCATTCGAACTGCCGCCGAGGGGACACAGACTGGCGGCCCGACATTGATTCTGTACGGTACTGCGAGCGAGCATCGGGTGGGGCCGGTGCGGATGTGGGTGGAGTTGTCCCGCGACATCGCCGAATCAGGCGTGGTGGCATACCGTTTCGACCGCCGCGGTACCGGCGAGACGGGGGTCGTGGCGGACGACGAGCGCACCACCATCTACACGCCCGAGTCGAGACAGGACGCGATTTCGATCGTCGACTCCGTCGGCGCGCCGGCCGAGTCGGTCGTGTTGGCGGGGATGTGCTCGGGTGCATGGAATTCGAGCTACGCGGCCTTGCACCGCAAGGTTCGCGCCGTGGTGCTGGTGAACATGGCCGACTGGGCGATCGCCCGCAATTCCTTCGTCAAACGCTCGACGATGGCGACCGACACCTGGTCGGGTTCGGGACGTGTGTTCGATGCGATGCACCGCCACGCTCCCGCGATCAAGAACCGGCTGCGCACCGTGCTGCCGTACCGCGGATGGCTCGTCCTGGGTCGGTTCGGTTTGCTGCAGGTGCCCGAGATCATGCTGCGCCCCTTGTGGAAGCGTGGTGTGCGGACCAAGGTGCTCCTGTCGCCGAATGACCACGAGTTCTTCGAGACGAACAGGGGAGAGGAGTCCGTTCGGCGACTGCAACGCGATGGCTGGGACGGGCGCATCGTTCGGTATCGGACCGGTGATCATTCGTTGTACAGCAGGGACCTGCGAAAGATGGTGCGTGCGGACATCGTGCGAGCCGTCGTCGATGCGATCGGTCCGGTGGCGACGCCCGCTCATGCCTCGGTGTCGGCGGCAGTACCCGACGGGGTGGGGGCGCAGTGA
- a CDS encoding lipopolysaccharide biosynthesis protein, whose amino-acid sequence MSSALSSAPSLPPSPQTAGPERPSAGRNLQINSMALMASSVLTGLLGLVFWAATARLFPADQVGVASALISTAIMLSTLSNLSLGAMYERFLPVAGHRAGVLLISGFGVVALVALVLAVGMIILGPRDVLFENRLEILIYPLFVIALALFALQDQTVSGLGVARWAAWKNIVHAVVKLVAVIALAGTASALSIVASWGVTAALTVVTVFALMRAKVRRDPRYTLEPDLPPRRELGVYFGSSYGISALGSIAPLVVPLLVVVHVGAAANAYFAVTWSIVSALYIMVNLMVGPFVAEAAAHPEKLVSLAVRFVRTIAVVAVVGGLGLAFAAPVALQLVGAEYRTQGTPLLHLAAVFIPLTVVGAVYDGLARVDRKLTLAVVTTCLSTAVIIVGTIVLTRSIGVAGVGWAYLSAEAIRMVILLGPLVASLRRLRSRAAWERWWAEQSVEQSKSGGERLG is encoded by the coding sequence GTGAGCTCGGCCCTGTCGTCGGCACCCTCTCTGCCTCCTTCGCCGCAGACCGCCGGCCCCGAGAGGCCATCAGCGGGGAGGAACCTGCAGATCAACTCGATGGCCCTGATGGCGTCGAGCGTCCTCACCGGGCTACTCGGTTTGGTGTTCTGGGCAGCTACGGCCAGGCTCTTCCCGGCCGATCAGGTAGGCGTCGCGTCCGCGCTGATCTCGACCGCAATCATGTTGTCCACACTGTCGAATCTCAGCCTCGGCGCGATGTACGAGCGCTTCCTTCCAGTAGCGGGGCACCGTGCCGGGGTGCTTCTGATCAGTGGTTTCGGGGTGGTCGCGCTGGTCGCCCTCGTGCTCGCGGTCGGCATGATCATCCTAGGACCGCGTGATGTCCTGTTCGAGAACCGATTGGAGATCTTGATCTACCCCTTGTTCGTGATCGCTCTTGCGCTCTTCGCCCTCCAGGACCAGACGGTGTCGGGGCTGGGGGTGGCCCGATGGGCGGCGTGGAAGAACATCGTGCACGCGGTGGTGAAACTGGTTGCGGTCATCGCCTTGGCGGGAACGGCTTCGGCGCTGTCGATCGTGGCGTCCTGGGGTGTGACGGCGGCTCTCACCGTCGTCACGGTCTTCGCGTTGATGAGGGCAAAGGTGCGACGCGATCCCCGCTACACTCTGGAACCCGATCTGCCGCCGAGACGCGAACTCGGCGTGTACTTCGGCTCGTCGTATGGGATCTCGGCGTTGGGTTCGATTGCGCCCCTCGTTGTCCCACTGCTGGTCGTCGTGCATGTCGGGGCCGCGGCCAACGCCTACTTCGCGGTCACGTGGTCGATTGTCAGTGCGTTGTACATCATGGTGAACCTTATGGTCGGACCCTTCGTGGCGGAGGCGGCCGCCCATCCGGAGAAGCTTGTCTCGCTCGCGGTGCGCTTCGTCCGCACCATCGCAGTCGTGGCCGTCGTCGGCGGGTTGGGACTGGCATTCGCGGCTCCTGTCGCGCTCCAACTTGTCGGCGCCGAGTACCGGACGCAAGGAACACCGTTGCTGCATCTGGCTGCTGTGTTCATTCCGCTCACCGTCGTGGGCGCCGTGTACGACGGATTGGCGCGAGTCGACCGGAAGTTGACGCTCGCCGTCGTGACGACGTGTCTGTCCACCGCGGTGATCATCGTCGGAACGATTGTGCTCACCCGGTCGATCGGTGTCGCAGGCGTCGGTTGGGCCTACCTGTCGGCCGAAGCGATCAGGATGGTGATCCTGCTCGGGCCGCTGGTGGCGTCGCTGCGGCGGCTCCGTTCACGCGCGGCCTGGGAACGCTGGTGGGCAGAGCAGTCCGTCGAGCAGTCGAAGTCCGGGGGCGAGCGACTTGGGTGA